The following coding sequences lie in one Thalassoglobus polymorphus genomic window:
- a CDS encoding helix-turn-helix transcriptional regulator: MNRAQSVNLSSHVRPWLLLKNLCGPSPGWTLSELSEELGVSQKTVRRDLAQLQKSGFPIQQTVGTHGRKTWTCHSDQMLSKLNLTFEEAAALYLGRQFLEPMAGTVFFKAAHTAFRKIRTALTKETRQYLEQFSSMFHQTRLGSSDYRERGEIIDTLMIAIEDQQVTRLLYFSMNSKTPKEVVLHPYGLAYHRSSLYLVAFVLKYHEIRHYKIARIHDIEMSSEQFDKPDEFTLHEHLRTAFGVYQGSEKQYHISVRFSAEVARYVQEHHWHETQTLTPQPDGTLLLELQLSALEEFKSWILSFGAEATVEEPVELRQMVLQDLQNSLKKYAAHATPKQGGNTN, translated from the coding sequence GTGAATAGGGCTCAGTCAGTCAATCTCTCCTCCCACGTTCGCCCATGGTTACTACTGAAGAACTTGTGTGGTCCCTCTCCTGGATGGACACTGAGTGAACTTTCAGAGGAACTCGGTGTCAGTCAAAAAACAGTTCGCCGGGATCTTGCACAACTGCAAAAATCCGGTTTTCCCATTCAGCAGACTGTCGGGACTCATGGACGCAAAACGTGGACCTGTCACAGTGACCAGATGCTTTCCAAACTCAACTTGACGTTTGAAGAAGCGGCAGCACTTTACCTTGGTCGACAGTTTTTAGAACCGATGGCAGGCACGGTTTTCTTCAAGGCTGCACATACTGCATTTCGAAAGATCCGCACCGCACTCACGAAGGAGACTCGGCAGTACCTGGAACAATTCTCCTCCATGTTCCATCAAACCCGATTAGGGTCGAGCGACTATCGTGAACGTGGCGAAATCATCGATACACTGATGATCGCCATTGAGGATCAGCAGGTGACTCGCCTCTTGTACTTTTCAATGAATTCCAAGACCCCGAAAGAGGTGGTCCTGCACCCATATGGGCTGGCCTACCATCGAAGCTCGCTCTATCTCGTCGCGTTCGTTCTAAAATATCACGAAATCCGCCATTACAAAATTGCTCGCATTCACGACATCGAAATGTCTTCGGAGCAATTCGACAAGCCGGATGAGTTCACTCTTCACGAGCACCTGAGAACCGCATTCGGCGTCTATCAGGGGAGCGAAAAGCAGTACCACATCTCTGTCCGGTTTTCTGCGGAAGTCGCCCGTTACGTTCAGGAACATCACTGGCATGAAACTCAGACTCTCACGCCACAACCTGATGGAACCCTCCTCTTGGAGTTGCAGCTCTCCGCATTGGAAGAATTCAAATCCTGGATTCTCAGCTTCGGAGCCGAGGCGACTGTCGAGGAACCAGTAGAACTACGTCAAATGGTTCTCCAGGACCTTCAAAACTCGCTGAAAAAGTATGCGGCACATGCGACGCCCAAACAAGGTGGCAACACGAATTAA
- a CDS encoding sigma-70 family RNA polymerase sigma factor has protein sequence MGQHFRVRRWYDNEDARQDAFLEAFGQTGIENLESVITYRSKWRLIDAQRRHEREVDPVRRYDLWARRDRMQEMDPALHSARNETSSIISQVVTSLPLTQQRVVRLHYWADLSPQEIAKQLSITPQAVRQCLRRACQGLQANTLVRSLQG, from the coding sequence ATGGGCCAGCACTTCAGAGTTCGTCGCTGGTACGACAACGAGGACGCGCGTCAGGACGCATTCTTAGAGGCCTTTGGTCAGACCGGCATCGAGAATTTGGAGTCGGTCATTACCTATCGTTCAAAGTGGCGTCTTATTGACGCACAGCGCCGACATGAACGTGAAGTTGACCCAGTCCGCCGATACGATTTATGGGCTCGTCGGGATCGAATGCAGGAAATGGACCCGGCTCTGCACAGCGCGAGGAATGAGACGTCATCAATCATCAGCCAAGTCGTCACCAGTCTGCCGTTGACGCAGCAGCGAGTTGTCAGGCTCCACTACTGGGCAGACCTCTCTCCCCAAGAGATCGCCAAGCAACTCTCAATCACGCCCCAGGCAGTCAGGCAATGTCTGCGTCGTGCGTGCCAAGGTCTGCAGGCAAACACACTGGTTCGCTCACTCCAAGGGTGA